A window from Lactiplantibacillus pentosus encodes these proteins:
- a CDS encoding glycosyltransferase family 2 protein: MMDEGERIISVLDYFLFLAVLSIWGILVVNVILTIAGYVNYLQKVRQPKPQLPAQVPFVSIMVPAHNEGIVIVKTLQALLNFDYPKDRYEIIIINDNSDDNSAELLAEVQSLYPHRNLKVINTDKTNGGKGKSNALNIGLKQARGTLISIYDADNTPQRSALRYLVAELMQDSQLAAVIGKFRTRNKNASLLTRFINIETLSFQWMAQAGREKLFKLCTIPGTNYVIRRDILEEIGGWDVKALAEDTEISFRVYRMGYRIRFQPLAVTWEQEPQTLDVWFHQRTRWVKGNIYVILKNARLLFTKSGRPIRFDLLYFLAIYFLLMTSLILSDSMFVLSVAGIAHSNLVGFSNALWVMAVITFVISTFVTITTEKGEMTLANLLIIIFMYVVYSQMWLAVAAHGMVGYVREQVFHQQAKWYKTKRYQ; encoded by the coding sequence ATGATGGATGAGGGGGAACGCATCATTAGTGTTTTAGATTATTTTTTGTTTTTAGCGGTGTTGTCGATTTGGGGCATCCTCGTCGTGAACGTGATTTTGACGATTGCGGGTTATGTTAATTATTTACAAAAGGTGCGGCAGCCTAAGCCGCAATTGCCAGCGCAGGTCCCGTTCGTTTCAATCATGGTGCCGGCCCATAATGAGGGCATCGTCATTGTTAAAACGTTACAAGCCTTACTGAACTTCGACTATCCCAAGGACCGCTATGAAATTATTATTATCAACGATAATTCGGATGATAACTCAGCTGAATTACTAGCTGAGGTGCAGTCGCTCTATCCGCATCGCAATCTCAAGGTTATCAATACCGATAAGACTAACGGTGGTAAGGGCAAGTCGAACGCACTGAATATTGGGCTCAAGCAGGCGCGGGGCACGTTGATTTCAATCTATGATGCCGACAATACGCCTCAGCGCAGTGCGTTGCGATACTTAGTGGCTGAGTTAATGCAGGACTCCCAGTTGGCCGCGGTCATTGGTAAATTTCGGACTCGGAATAAGAACGCGTCACTGCTGACAAGGTTTATTAATATCGAGACATTATCTTTTCAATGGATGGCGCAAGCGGGGCGCGAGAAGTTGTTCAAACTCTGTACGATTCCCGGTACGAATTATGTGATTCGCCGCGATATTTTGGAAGAAATTGGCGGCTGGGACGTTAAGGCCTTGGCGGAGGATACCGAAATCAGCTTTCGCGTTTACCGAATGGGGTATCGGATCCGGTTTCAACCGCTCGCCGTCACGTGGGAACAGGAACCACAGACGCTGGATGTCTGGTTTCACCAACGGACGCGCTGGGTCAAAGGCAACATTTACGTGATTTTAAAAAATGCGCGACTGTTGTTTACCAAATCGGGGCGACCGATTCGATTTGATTTGCTGTATTTTTTGGCCATCTATTTCTTACTGATGACATCACTAATTTTGTCCGATAGCATGTTTGTGCTTTCGGTTGCTGGCATCGCACACTCGAACTTAGTCGGGTTCAGTAATGCACTGTGGGTAATGGCCGTTATCACGTTTGTCATTAGCACCTTTGTCACGATTACGACGGAAAAGGGTGAAATGACGCTGGCCAATTTACTCATTATTATTTTTATGTACGTTGTTTATAGTCAAATGTGGCTCGCGGTAGCCGCACATGGAATGGTGGGGTATGTTCGTGAACAAGTTTTTCATCAACAAGCAAAATGGTATAAGACCAAACGCTATCAATAG
- a CDS encoding EAL domain-containing protein: MEPIYRYFVQPQLNLLNNTVYGYELLIKQLTPDGWRLPESFAAISSKTTSDLLIATTKILALKVRYCAVNISREQLMDTTVAKAIIQSQVQLYPAKLVVELTEERGPKQYPDTQLIPHLRGFIEHGMQLSLDDVGTGINDFKSIQEILPLASELKFALQNFRSDMKDPKIQQKLHFWRAISSEYGLRLILEGIEDEDDDRLSSHFDINLRQGYYYGKPQLLRLPGDPINFELPFAQA; this comes from the coding sequence ATGGAACCAATTTACCGCTACTTCGTACAACCCCAATTAAACTTATTGAATAATACCGTCTATGGTTATGAACTGCTCATTAAACAGCTGACGCCAGATGGTTGGCGCCTACCAGAGTCCTTTGCGGCCATTAGTTCCAAGACGACCTCAGACTTATTGATTGCCACGACGAAGATTCTGGCACTCAAGGTCCGCTACTGTGCGGTCAATATCAGTCGTGAACAACTGATGGACACCACGGTCGCTAAAGCCATTATTCAGAGTCAAGTCCAACTCTACCCTGCCAAGCTCGTCGTCGAATTGACTGAGGAACGCGGGCCTAAGCAGTACCCAGATACGCAGTTGATCCCACACTTACGGGGGTTCATTGAACATGGTATGCAGCTTTCACTAGACGACGTGGGCACCGGGATCAATGATTTCAAGAGCATTCAGGAGATTCTGCCATTAGCTTCCGAATTAAAGTTTGCCTTGCAGAATTTCCGCAGCGATATGAAGGACCCCAAAATCCAACAGAAGTTACATTTCTGGCGTGCCATCAGTAGTGAATATGGGTTGCGTTTAATTCTCGAAGGCATCGAAGACGAGGATGACGACCGCCTAAGTAGTCATTTTGACATTAATTTACGACAAGGCTACTACTATGGCAAGCCGCAATTATTACGGCTCCCTGGCGATCCCATCAACTTTGAATTACCATTCGCTCAAGCTTAA
- a CDS encoding FAD-dependent oxidoreductase, protein MKVAIIGCTHAGIAAMRQILKYYPGTEITVYERHATISYMSCGTYLHLGGTIKDLDQALYANPDEFSKQGVQMRMQHDVIKVDATKHTILAQNLQTKTMETDHYDKLVMATGSLTAIPAIPGVENPKVMLCKTCEQAQQLYEAAQHAKQIAIVGGGYAGVELAEGYIKSGHAVTLYQRGPQLIDEYLDANLANKVETLLTSHGIDVRTNAQVTGFQDTPDNRLQVTTADSETIYDMAVICPGVIPQSELLAGQVNRTKQGAIVTDRYMGTSNPDIFAAGDVTEVKFNPTKDHAYMPLVSHAIRQGALAGINIFDKRLGSIGTQATTGMLIFGQTIACTGMTLTAAKAAHFEAKTAVYEGNYRPDFMPTTAKITIELVYDQQTRKVLGGQLMSAHEVSQSANTLSVIIHNGNTIDELAFMDMLFSPNFDEPFNYLNLAAQAAVDQEHGYRRNN, encoded by the coding sequence ATGAAAGTTGCTATTATCGGCTGTACACATGCGGGGATTGCCGCCATGCGGCAAATTTTGAAATACTATCCAGGCACTGAAATTACCGTGTATGAGCGGCACGCGACGATTTCGTATATGTCCTGTGGTACTTATCTACACTTAGGGGGAACCATTAAGGATTTGGACCAGGCGCTATACGCTAATCCTGATGAGTTCAGTAAGCAAGGCGTCCAAATGCGGATGCAACATGATGTGATCAAGGTTGATGCGACAAAACACACCATTTTGGCCCAAAATTTACAAACCAAGACGATGGAAACGGACCATTATGACAAATTGGTTATGGCGACTGGATCACTGACCGCGATTCCGGCAATTCCAGGTGTCGAGAACCCGAAAGTGATGCTGTGCAAGACTTGTGAACAGGCTCAGCAACTTTATGAGGCTGCTCAGCATGCCAAACAAATTGCCATTGTGGGCGGCGGTTATGCCGGGGTGGAGCTTGCTGAGGGCTATATCAAGTCTGGGCACGCTGTCACCTTATATCAACGAGGGCCACAGCTCATTGATGAATACTTGGATGCCAATCTGGCGAACAAGGTTGAGACCTTATTGACGAGTCACGGCATTGATGTGCGCACCAATGCCCAAGTCACTGGGTTTCAAGATACGCCTGACAATCGCTTGCAAGTGACGACGGCCGATTCTGAAACTATCTATGATATGGCCGTCATTTGTCCCGGAGTCATTCCGCAATCAGAATTGCTGGCCGGGCAGGTCAACCGCACGAAGCAGGGTGCCATCGTGACGGACCGCTACATGGGGACTTCGAATCCTGACATTTTTGCGGCCGGTGATGTAACGGAGGTCAAATTTAACCCCACCAAAGATCACGCCTATATGCCATTAGTTTCGCACGCGATTCGTCAAGGCGCCTTAGCGGGGATCAATATTTTTGACAAACGGCTCGGTTCGATTGGCACACAGGCGACGACCGGCATGTTGATTTTTGGGCAGACGATTGCTTGCACCGGGATGACGCTCACGGCAGCCAAAGCCGCCCATTTTGAAGCCAAGACGGCCGTTTATGAAGGCAATTATCGACCAGACTTCATGCCAACGACTGCCAAAATCACCATCGAATTGGTGTATGATCAGCAAACCCGTAAAGTACTAGGCGGCCAATTGATGAGTGCCCACGAAGTCTCGCAATCAGCCAACACGTTGTCAGTGATTATTCATAACGGTAACACGATTGATGAGCTGGCCTTTATGGATATGCTCTTCTCACCGAATTTCGATGAACCGTTCAATTATCTGAACTTGGCGGCTCAGGCCGCAGTCGATCAGGAACATGGGTATCGACGGAATAATTAA
- a CDS encoding M15 family metallopeptidase, with product MEQAFTGFTNVQRLDPDILVDLRYATTDNFTHQVIYDFTTAIVRTGTAHKLAQASAIVKQEGYRLKIWDAYRPVSAQKRLFEVYPDPEFVARPNPNFSHQKGVTLDLTLVNADGSDLPMPTPFDDFTARAHRDAPRTAEQDQYYQRLDEAMRAAGFVGYVNEWWDYRDADMDAYQPLAADPNDYA from the coding sequence ATGGAGCAAGCATTCACCGGTTTTACCAATGTCCAACGTTTAGACCCCGATATCCTTGTTGACCTACGCTACGCCACCACTGACAATTTCACGCATCAAGTTATTTACGACTTTACGACGGCAATCGTTCGGACTGGCACTGCTCACAAACTCGCGCAGGCCAGTGCCATCGTCAAACAGGAAGGTTACCGGCTCAAAATCTGGGATGCCTACCGCCCCGTTAGTGCGCAAAAACGTTTGTTTGAAGTCTACCCTGACCCCGAATTCGTTGCGCGCCCAAATCCGAATTTTAGCCATCAAAAAGGCGTCACGCTCGATTTGACCCTAGTCAACGCAGACGGCAGTGACCTACCGATGCCAACGCCCTTTGATGATTTTACCGCTCGCGCACACCGTGATGCACCACGGACGGCTGAACAAGACCAGTATTATCAACGTTTAGACGAAGCGATGCGCGCCGCTGGCTTTGTCGGCTACGTTAACGAATGGTGGGACTATCGAGACGCAGACATGGACGCGTACCAGCCCTTAGCAGCCGACCCCAACGATTATGCTTAA
- a CDS encoding DUF421 domain-containing protein: MFSYWDVTIKLALGLLTIIIQINLSGKSNLAPISALDQVQNYVLGAIVGGMIYSTSVTVLQYILVLLIWTLLVLVLRFLTNHNHFVKRMIDGRPQLLIKNGELLVSTALKNGLSANDLTFRLRTEGITDIRNVKRAVLEQNGQLTITQVGDDTVKYPLIVDGQVNTDALETSEHDETWLLTQLQAQGYQISEIYLATYTNKQLLLFPYQH, translated from the coding sequence ATGTTCTCATACTGGGATGTGACCATCAAACTCGCACTCGGGTTATTAACCATCATCATCCAAATCAACCTCTCTGGTAAGAGTAACTTAGCCCCAATCAGCGCATTGGACCAAGTGCAGAATTACGTCCTTGGTGCAATTGTCGGTGGTATGATTTATAGCACCAGTGTCACCGTGCTGCAGTATATTCTGGTCTTACTTATTTGGACGTTGTTAGTACTGGTCTTACGGTTCTTAACGAATCACAATCATTTCGTCAAACGCATGATTGATGGACGCCCACAGCTACTCATCAAAAACGGTGAGCTATTAGTCAGTACCGCACTTAAAAACGGTTTGAGTGCCAACGACTTGACGTTCCGCTTGCGAACAGAAGGCATTACCGATATTCGCAACGTCAAACGCGCCGTGCTGGAGCAAAACGGGCAACTGACGATTACGCAAGTCGGTGACGACACTGTCAAATATCCGCTGATCGTCGACGGTCAAGTCAACACTGATGCACTGGAAACCAGCGAGCACGACGAAACGTGGCTACTGACACAGTTGCAGGCACAGGGGTATCAAATCAGTGAGATCTACCTCGCAACTTATACGAATAAACAGTTGTTACTGTTCCCCTACCAACATTGA
- the trxB gene encoding thioredoxin-disulfide reductase: MAKSYDVIIIGAGPAGMTAALYASRANLSVLLLDRGIYGGQMNNTAAIENYPGFKSILGPDLAKDMYESATQFGAEYAYGSVESVEDRGDVKIVTTDSDTFETKALVIGTGSEYRKLGVPGEDTYGGRGVSYCAVCDGAFFRNKHVVVVGGGDSAIEEGTYLTQLADKVTVIHRRDQLRAQQILQDRAFANPKIEFVWNSNVTEIVGDDKKVTAVKVNNNKTGEDSEIAVDGVFIYVGINPITKPFSNLGITDENGWIETNDHMETKVPGIFAIGDVRKKDLRQVATAVGEGGTAGQGVYNYITALGDKVKN, translated from the coding sequence ATGGCAAAGAGTTACGACGTGATTATTATTGGTGCGGGGCCTGCCGGCATGACAGCCGCCCTCTATGCTTCACGGGCCAATCTATCAGTACTGCTATTAGATCGCGGAATCTATGGTGGACAAATGAATAATACCGCCGCAATTGAAAATTATCCTGGTTTTAAATCAATTTTAGGACCGGATTTGGCTAAAGACATGTATGAATCAGCGACCCAATTTGGGGCTGAATATGCTTATGGTAGTGTTGAATCTGTTGAGGATCGTGGCGATGTCAAAATCGTGACGACCGACAGTGATACGTTCGAAACGAAGGCCCTCGTCATTGGGACCGGTTCTGAATATCGTAAGTTAGGCGTTCCTGGCGAAGATACGTATGGTGGCCGGGGTGTCTCATACTGTGCCGTTTGTGACGGTGCGTTCTTCCGCAACAAGCACGTGGTCGTTGTCGGTGGTGGCGATTCCGCAATCGAAGAAGGCACGTACTTGACGCAACTCGCTGATAAGGTCACGGTGATCCATCGTCGGGACCAATTGCGGGCACAACAAATCTTACAAGACCGGGCATTCGCAAACCCTAAGATTGAATTTGTCTGGAACAGCAATGTGACGGAAATCGTCGGTGACGACAAGAAGGTCACTGCGGTTAAGGTCAATAACAACAAGACGGGCGAAGACAGCGAAATTGCAGTCGATGGTGTGTTTATTTATGTTGGGATCAACCCAATTACCAAGCCATTCAGTAATCTTGGCATTACCGATGAAAATGGCTGGATTGAAACCAATGATCACATGGAGACCAAGGTTCCTGGTATCTTTGCAATCGGCGACGTTCGTAAGAAGGACTTACGTCAAGTTGCCACAGCCGTTGGTGAAGGTGGGACTGCCGGACAAGGCGTCTACAACTACATCACTGCGTTAGGTGACAAGGTCAAAAACTAA
- a CDS encoding phospho-sugar mutase, which yields MSWQDTYNTWKNQATLETSLKQELTAMAGDDSALEDAFYEPMEFGTAGMRGVLGPGINRMNIYTVRQATEGLARFMDTLPADVKERGVAISFDSRHHSEDFAHESARVLGQHGIKSYVFESLRPTPELSFTVRHLHTYAGIMITASHNPKQYNGYKIYGEDGGQMPPKESDLITSYIRKVDDVFAIAVADEQQLLADKTETIIGDDVDQDYLAKVKEVTINQKLVDEVGKDMKLVFTPLHGTGRMLGEKALKNAGFKNFSVVKEQAVADPDFSTVKFPNPEFPEAFKMAIDLGKKEGADVLIAVDPDADRLGTAVRQPDGEYVLLTGNQIAAVLLHYILQANKDAGTLPKNAAAVKSIVSSEFATKVAASYGVTMINVLTGFKYIAEQIEHFEATGEHTYMFGFEESYGYLIKPFVHDKDAIQTTVLLAEVAAYYKQQGKNLYDGLQDLFKEYGYFREQTTSEEFDGVGGSDKIAALMTKFRSEAPTDFAGYAVQGTEDFQSQTESFADGHTAPIDLPQANVLKYHLEDGTWIAIRPSGTEPKIKFYIGTLGDTLDEANDKLAKFEAAIQAFIKE from the coding sequence GTGAGTTGGCAAGATACTTATAATACCTGGAAAAACCAAGCGACACTTGAAACAAGTTTAAAACAAGAATTAACGGCGATGGCTGGTGATGATTCAGCCTTAGAAGATGCCTTTTATGAACCAATGGAATTCGGAACTGCCGGCATGCGCGGGGTCCTCGGACCTGGAATCAACCGGATGAATATTTATACTGTTCGTCAGGCAACGGAAGGGTTAGCCCGGTTCATGGATACGCTACCCGCCGATGTTAAGGAACGCGGCGTGGCGATCAGTTTTGATTCACGGCATCATTCTGAAGACTTTGCCCACGAATCCGCACGGGTCTTGGGGCAACACGGCATCAAGTCATACGTGTTTGAAAGCTTGCGGCCAACTCCAGAATTGTCCTTCACGGTACGGCATTTACACACCTATGCCGGCATTATGATCACGGCTAGCCACAATCCTAAGCAGTATAACGGCTATAAGATCTATGGTGAAGATGGTGGTCAAATGCCACCAAAGGAATCCGATTTGATTACGTCATACATCCGGAAAGTTGACGACGTGTTCGCCATTGCGGTTGCTGATGAACAACAATTATTAGCTGACAAGACTGAAACGATTATCGGTGATGACGTCGACCAAGACTACTTGGCAAAGGTCAAGGAAGTCACGATCAACCAAAAATTAGTCGATGAAGTTGGCAAAGACATGAAGCTGGTCTTCACGCCACTGCACGGGACTGGTCGGATGCTTGGTGAAAAAGCCTTGAAGAACGCTGGGTTCAAAAACTTCAGTGTCGTTAAGGAACAAGCAGTCGCTGACCCTGACTTTTCAACGGTCAAGTTCCCGAACCCTGAATTCCCAGAAGCCTTCAAGATGGCGATCGATTTAGGGAAAAAGGAAGGTGCCGATGTATTGATTGCGGTCGACCCAGATGCTGACCGGTTGGGGACAGCTGTTCGGCAACCAGATGGCGAATACGTCTTATTGACTGGGAACCAAATTGCGGCCGTCTTATTACACTACATCTTGCAAGCCAACAAGGATGCAGGGACCTTACCAAAGAACGCTGCCGCGGTCAAATCGATCGTTTCCAGCGAATTTGCGACGAAGGTTGCGGCTTCCTATGGTGTTACGATGATCAACGTCTTAACTGGATTTAAGTATATCGCTGAACAAATCGAACACTTTGAAGCCACCGGTGAACACACCTACATGTTTGGCTTTGAAGAAAGCTATGGCTATTTGATCAAGCCATTCGTCCATGACAAGGATGCCATCCAAACGACGGTCTTATTAGCCGAAGTTGCCGCTTACTACAAGCAACAAGGTAAGAACCTCTATGACGGGCTTCAAGACCTATTTAAGGAATATGGCTACTTCCGTGAACAGACGACTTCTGAAGAATTTGACGGTGTCGGTGGTAGTGACAAGATTGCAGCCTTAATGACCAAGTTCCGTAGCGAAGCCCCAACGGACTTTGCTGGTTACGCGGTTCAAGGGACGGAAGACTTCCAGAGCCAAACGGAAAGCTTTGCGGATGGTCACACGGCCCCAATCGATTTACCACAAGCCAATGTTTTGAAATATCACTTAGAAGACGGCACTTGGATCGCCATTCGGCCTTCTGGGACGGAACCTAAGATCAAGTTCTACATTGGTACCTTGGGCGACACCCTCGATGAAGCCAATGATAAATTAGCTAAGTTTGAAGCTGCAATTCAAGCGTTTATCAAAGAATAA
- a CDS encoding diguanylate cyclase domain-containing protein, producing the protein MNDDQRASLLADIYLLLFLALICTMAVLMALTPNLTLNTLYLGVTVVMILMTYFFGVIVGLMANLAFIFVQAVVMIYLNTTQHAMFSLMMIFWLIMPLLLSVTFYGMTRRLTQLQAANAKLRADMMKRGAFDEQTNLRTTVAYIQDARVFIETNRRFQLPVTTVIIRVRYYNEIRRMMSEQQARDLLRLVSDTITSATRDNDITYSLDQDNPTWAILLFSNQPGAQIAADRIKTNFAKNLQRSTSLNALEILLVVGIASWDADKMQSPYDFMNTGIKETEYDVAR; encoded by the coding sequence ATGAATGATGACCAACGCGCGTCACTGCTCGCTGACATCTATTTGCTGCTGTTTTTAGCGTTGATTTGTACGATGGCGGTACTCATGGCCCTGACGCCCAATTTGACGTTAAACACGCTTTATTTGGGCGTGACGGTCGTCATGATCTTGATGACCTACTTCTTTGGCGTCATCGTCGGTTTGATGGCGAACCTCGCCTTTATCTTCGTGCAGGCGGTCGTCATGATCTATCTCAACACGACTCAGCACGCGATGTTTTCACTGATGATGATTTTTTGGCTGATCATGCCCTTGTTGTTGTCAGTGACGTTCTATGGGATGACGCGGCGTCTGACCCAGTTGCAGGCCGCTAACGCCAAACTACGCGCAGATATGATGAAACGTGGGGCTTTTGATGAGCAGACCAATCTGCGGACGACCGTCGCCTATATTCAGGATGCCCGCGTTTTCATTGAAACCAATCGACGTTTTCAACTGCCAGTCACGACGGTAATTATTCGGGTGCGCTATTATAATGAGATTCGGCGGATGATGAGTGAACAACAAGCGCGTGATTTGTTACGCCTCGTTTCGGATACGATCACGTCCGCGACTCGCGATAACGACATCACGTATTCGCTGGACCAGGACAACCCGACCTGGGCGATTCTGCTGTTTTCAAATCAACCTGGGGCCCAGATTGCGGCTGACCGAATCAAAACGAATTTTGCGAAGAATTTGCAACGGTCGACCAGTTTGAATGCCTTAGAAATTTTATTGGTCGTCGGAATCGCCAGTTGGGATGCCGATAAAATGCAGAGCCCGTATGACTTTATGAATACAGGCATCAAGGAGACGGAATACGATGTGGCGCGTTGA
- a CDS encoding cellulose biosynthesis cyclic di-GMP-binding regulatory protein BcsB: MFVNKFFINKQNGIRPNAINSWLLWGIVVLALLGGSGWTLAHPLIGQAADKTQTYTQSFQNTTTTLSGDAVEANMYFIKMDYWQVKKVTINLNFQVSQLTNRETSDITLSLNGTKFESFRPRNQTGLQTKTVNVPLRLLQGENQLKISGQIVTKAGDKGSQRIQTPANWLTIYSGANANFTYQLKAPTTAIKSFYAHFSGTDTIANANSVIILPAQATNGELTAGMYALTGEARTITTENNQIPVTTADTTAAKNADYRLVIATYAHLPKSLKRQIKPSELAQRAVIKTVYHDGHHALIVTARTAQLLQKASRFIANQELMQETTASTKTISAQTATYTSEVRNGGTTQLTTSDDYLTGANHQSSTYFVSLPVDRTNANGSKIRIHFRYAKNLDFKRSLVTVYVNDKALGSKRLTAANADDDELTVSLPKGQALGHDFTIRVAFDLELPGKTATNNAQTPWALIRSNSEATIKSQPVADLLLTNYPYLFLKNDTFNQLAVVRPSRLNADDYQTLTNIFNLIGTYAKSNTGQIKFYTHRPSSTVLKNSNVIAFGTPQQNAFIRALNSKLYFKYNRHFTGFVSNEKLSIEKTYGQNIGTVQLLRSPYNSHSGLLVVTAAKSSDVYRASTQINFQRNIAQYQGDAIVVDHDNNHNDYRFKKHATVKNQTTVKTVVQKNSKLVLYLGIAVLIMVLILIAGFLIIRKNGLLERRDDHHE; the protein is encoded by the coding sequence ATGTTCGTGAACAAGTTTTTCATCAACAAGCAAAATGGTATAAGACCAAACGCTATCAATAGCTGGCTGCTGTGGGGAATAGTCGTATTGGCGTTACTGGGCGGCAGTGGTTGGACACTTGCCCATCCGTTGATTGGTCAAGCGGCTGATAAGACTCAGACCTACACGCAATCGTTTCAAAACACAACGACGACGCTATCTGGTGACGCGGTCGAAGCTAATATGTACTTCATTAAGATGGACTACTGGCAAGTCAAAAAAGTGACCATCAACCTGAATTTCCAAGTCTCTCAATTAACGAATCGAGAAACTTCAGATATCACGTTGTCGCTCAATGGCACCAAGTTTGAGTCTTTTCGACCGCGCAACCAGACTGGCCTGCAGACGAAAACAGTGAACGTGCCATTGCGCTTGTTACAAGGTGAGAACCAGCTTAAAATTAGTGGCCAAATCGTCACTAAAGCCGGTGACAAAGGCAGTCAACGCATTCAGACACCAGCAAATTGGTTGACGATTTATTCTGGCGCCAACGCGAATTTTACTTATCAATTAAAAGCGCCGACGACTGCTATCAAGTCGTTTTACGCCCATTTTTCGGGGACGGATACGATTGCTAACGCTAACTCAGTGATCATTTTGCCAGCACAAGCGACGAATGGTGAGTTGACGGCTGGCATGTACGCCTTGACGGGTGAAGCACGGACGATTACGACCGAAAATAACCAAATTCCAGTCACGACTGCCGATACGACGGCAGCAAAAAATGCGGATTATCGGCTGGTCATCGCCACTTATGCGCACTTGCCTAAGTCGTTGAAACGCCAGATTAAGCCCTCAGAACTAGCGCAACGGGCAGTCATTAAGACGGTTTATCATGATGGCCACCACGCCTTAATTGTTACTGCGCGCACCGCCCAACTGTTACAAAAAGCGAGTCGCTTCATTGCCAATCAGGAGTTGATGCAGGAAACGACTGCCAGCACGAAAACGATTAGTGCTCAGACGGCCACGTACACTTCGGAGGTTCGAAATGGCGGCACAACACAACTGACGACGAGTGACGATTATTTGACGGGTGCTAACCACCAATCGAGTACCTACTTTGTCAGTTTGCCAGTCGATCGGACCAACGCCAATGGCTCTAAAATTAGGATCCATTTCAGATATGCCAAGAACTTGGACTTTAAACGGTCATTAGTGACCGTTTACGTCAATGATAAGGCCCTGGGAAGTAAACGGTTGACTGCAGCCAACGCGGACGACGACGAACTGACCGTTAGTTTGCCTAAGGGTCAGGCGTTGGGGCATGATTTTACGATTCGAGTGGCCTTCGACTTGGAACTCCCTGGAAAAACTGCGACCAACAATGCACAGACACCTTGGGCCCTGATTCGCTCGAATTCTGAGGCGACCATCAAATCGCAACCGGTCGCTGACTTATTGTTGACGAATTATCCGTATTTGTTTCTGAAAAATGACACCTTCAATCAGTTGGCCGTCGTTCGGCCGAGTCGGTTGAACGCGGATGATTATCAGACGCTGACCAACATCTTCAATCTGATTGGGACCTATGCCAAAAGCAATACCGGACAGATCAAATTTTATACGCATCGGCCAAGTTCAACGGTGTTGAAAAATAGTAACGTCATCGCGTTTGGAACGCCCCAGCAGAATGCGTTCATCCGCGCGCTCAATTCCAAGCTGTATTTTAAATACAATCGCCATTTTACGGGCTTCGTGTCGAATGAAAAATTGAGTATCGAAAAGACGTATGGCCAAAATATCGGCACGGTCCAGCTACTACGCTCGCCGTACAATTCGCATTCTGGCCTGTTGGTGGTGACCGCTGCCAAATCCAGTGACGTCTATCGTGCGTCGACACAAATCAACTTTCAACGCAATATTGCGCAATACCAGGGCGATGCAATTGTGGTCGACCATGATAATAACCACAACGATTATCGCTTTAAGAAGCACGCGACGGTTAAAAATCAGACAACGGTCAAAACGGTGGTGCAGAAAAATTCGAAGCTGGTGCTTTATCTGGGCATCGCCGTGCTGATCATGGTGCTGATTTTGATTGCCGGTTTTCTGATTATTCGTAAGAATGGGTTGCTAGAACGGAGGGATGACCATCATGAATGA
- a CDS encoding DUF3290 domain-containing protein: protein MTFYSYNYLVHQNSNHTLIQLGIIGITILIIAVLGWLWYRHKTDLKYRDLFIIMVLLLLLLVGIQYNEWESLQNSFNQKSQVTQIMQRVAKEKGVKKTAVWSNTSSVSSGMLIKVQDHIYNVTVNTDGNSYTLTKATPIQSKINYVKEGE from the coding sequence ATGACTTTTTATTCATACAACTACTTAGTCCATCAAAACAGCAATCATACGCTAATTCAGCTCGGCATCATCGGTATTACAATTTTAATCATTGCCGTGCTCGGTTGGCTCTGGTATCGTCACAAGACGGACCTCAAATACCGTGATTTATTCATTATCATGGTTCTCTTATTATTGTTACTCGTCGGTATTCAATACAATGAATGGGAGAGCTTGCAAAACAGCTTCAATCAGAAGTCGCAGGTCACCCAAATCATGCAGCGGGTGGCCAAGGAAAAGGGCGTTAAGAAGACGGCCGTCTGGTCCAACACGAGCTCCGTCAGCAGTGGGATGCTCATCAAAGTTCAGGACCATATCTACAACGTGACCGTCAATACGGATGGCAATAGCTATACCCTGACCAAAGCGACCCCGATTCAGTCTAAAATCAATTACGTTAAGGAGGGTGAGTAA